In Populus alba chromosome 4, ASM523922v2, whole genome shotgun sequence, the genomic window tttgtttttcatttttgtgaCGGGAGAGCCTACAATTGATGTCAAAGTAGTTCTATATGATCCATATGTTATTTATAGATGGGACTTCAGGTTAAACAGTACTATGAACACTAAAGAGTGGAATTGGCCAGcagaaataaaatttcaacCTTAAGATAACACAATGCCACAGTGGTACTCTACATCTCATTATTAAGCGCTACGTCATTTTATCATCATCCATGGATAAGGCCAAACTTCTAGTTCCCTGAGCTaacatcttttgttttttgatgtgGCATTTCTGGTGGGAAAATTGCCAAAACCTGATGTGGTTAAATGGAGTCCTCCCTcatgttcacaaaaaaaaaaaaaaaaaaggcagccCTCCCTCCATTATTGCAGTTTGGGCCACTAGAACTCGTTACTGAAAGGTATTGCAAGCAGAAAGCATCATAGAATTCAGCAACATTATGCAATTTGACAATTCAGTTAATCACCTGGAAAATTGTACATTTTTGTAGATAGTTATGATAACTCAAGAATACAGTTGCTGATCTCTAATTAACTTACCAGGTGCAAAAATTTTAAGCACTTAGAATGCCGCCCCCCTAATTCATAGGttgcaaaaaaattcaaagcattACGAGATGCTTCAGATTCCGATCATCTTTGTATGGCCTCTGCAGTACTCAGTAAGGTCGAAACTTCCTAGCAGCTCTCAATTGCTGAATCCGCTTTCTATCCTCCTCAAATTTGCTTCGGAGAGCCATAATTTCTGCAAGGAAATTTAACTATCAACTTGCTTCACAAGAATTGATAAAGCGATAAAGATGCCTGAATGATCTGAAAGTCAACCTTAATACTTTATAACGGAAAGACTCAACTCATCCCAAATAGCAACAGGAAGCAACAGCATGTGCCGTGGCTTCTTAGATGAAGAGAACAATATTCAAACAAGTGCATGCAGATCATTACATGGTCCGTATATATCAGGAAAATCATCATAGTTACTTTAACCAGGGATAGCATATTGCACAAACAATAAGTACACTAATTTGCTATTTGTAAGATTCATCATACCACTCCTCTGAGCTTCTCTTTTCTGAAACCGGTAGAATTCAAGACCAACTTCCTTGGGCTTTTTCTTGGTCATCTGATTCTCCACAGCAGCCGGAGCAACAGAGCCCACAGTAATTCCACTTTCTGAATCTGTTGTCTTTTTCCTTCCTTTGTGATGTTTAACAACTGTCCATCCCCCTTCAGCAGCTTggtcttctctttcttttctttcctgtaCATGACACGTCAAGACAAATGAGAAAAAGGAGGACCACGATGATATGGAAGAAAGCCTAAATCTACCACACAAAAAAAGAGCACACTGACCACATAATCTGCAAATGGAAAGCATACATTTTAATTTCCAAGTAAAGTGAACAAAAATACGAGTGtctgtgagagagagagagagagagagagaatgacatttttttttaaatgctgaAATACGCAGCACTATTAACAAAACATCCACTTTACAGAAATTCTTCCAAATGTTTGAAAGGATGAACAGCTATACCACACATCTACATTTGTCAAAAGGAAACCATGACAAGCATGCTTTCCAGCAGGAATGTTTTTGTACAAACTCAAAGCGAGATATTCAAAATTGGGCCAGACAATGCATGCACAGGTCTGTGATCACTCTTAAAGAAACAATAGAAGTACTAAGaaacagaaaggaaaaggaTTCCACTACATCAAGAGTCAATCTCAGAGATGCAAGCGAGACAATACCTGTTCAAGTTTTTCCTCATGGGAAATTATGAACTCGTCTAACCTTTGTTGCAGCACCTTCAAACCCGGTCTACTTTGATGGTAATCTGTAAGCCACTCTGTAATGCAAGTTTAAAGTCAGGAAACtaaataatgaagaaatattTACATTGATAAAAACCAATACCAGAAATTAAACTGATATGGCGCATGGTGAAACCTGTCAGAGAATTAAATTAAGCAAAATTTAGCTAATACCCTTACCCCATTCATGACATGCAAATCCATTATGTCATGCCATAAAATAGAAATGGATACTTCTATGCTACTCAgccaacacaaaataaaaaggatgtgTTCAGGTTTACTACCACGCACTAATTACACTTATCTCTATGTGATggtgaacaaaacaaaacaaaacttcaCAGAGAATATtcgaacatttatttttatttgattgccaaatatttttactatttaataGGATTTTATGAGATTGAAGAGCTAAAACATATCACACGATATGATTCATACATACTTTTCATTCCTTTTGAGCAGTCCTCATCCATAGAAGAAATACAATATGCTTCACCATGTTCGGTCTCTCCCCTCTTTTCCAGTATATTCTCCTCCTCATTTGATGTGTCAtgctcctttttctttttcttagatTTCTTGGATTTACCTA contains:
- the LOC118039018 gene encoding uncharacterized protein isoform X1 produces the protein MGNLKEKVDKKQQKKSKKANNSKFSEKDAMIKKEDERNNVNNPAEKKKRKREKGNNFDGGDAIRISREDDRTKAEGEKKRNKLRKKKQRSEEQNNALVGKYDQLGTESEDGFNEQKCKSKKSKKKKKEHDTSNEEENILEKRGETEHGEAYCISSMDEDCSKGMKKWLTDYHQSRPGLKVLQQRLDEFIISHEEKLEQERKEREDQAAEGGWTVVKHHKGRKKTTDSESGITVGSVAPAAVENQMTKKKPKEVGLEFYRFQKREAQRSEIMALRSKFEEDRKRIQQLRAARKFRPY
- the LOC118039018 gene encoding uncharacterized protein isoform X2, whose protein sequence is MIKKEDERNNVNNPAEKKKRKREKGNNFDGGDAIRISREDDRTKAEGEKKRNKLRKKKQRSEEQNNALVGKYDQLGTESEDGFNEQKCKSKKSKKKKKEHDTSNEEENILEKRGETEHGEAYCISSMDEDCSKGMKKWLTDYHQSRPGLKVLQQRLDEFIISHEEKLEQERKEREDQAAEGGWTVVKHHKGRKKTTDSESGITVGSVAPAAVENQMTKKKPKEVGLEFYRFQKREAQRSEIMALRSKFEEDRKRIQQLRAARKFRPY